A window of the Methanoregula sp. genome harbors these coding sequences:
- a CDS encoding zinc ribbon domain-containing protein, whose amino-acid sequence MTKKCERCGTPALDDLSEYCNRCGSSVIEEPKSNVPVCSRCGNPAPNADVLYCNRCGTEYPAAEPEQDYPLCSRCGYIIHDELSEYCNRCGASVRSEPEPELPVCSRCGNPAPDAEALFCNKCGTGYKKEPENTIPLCPRCGYTLPDDQSQFCNRCGATIGIEPVNKKPVCAKCGAVALDAETLFCNRCGTPFTRSVSNPKPVHLSAHKQAQQVSVKISKKKQIPATVITPEDLWDQTPDEEFAETYDPPAVAPSTISPRKKYAHLPLVADEFAGGKTRDESIVIPGNAKKYGHIPLIADELKEKQSPRLEIETPYYPGPPKEKKTAKPKKGFFDLLKK is encoded by the coding sequence ATGACAAAGAAATGTGAACGTTGTGGTACTCCGGCGCTTGATGACTTGTCAGAGTACTGCAACCGGTGCGGTTCTTCAGTCATTGAAGAGCCAAAATCCAATGTGCCGGTCTGCAGCAGGTGCGGTAACCCGGCTCCCAATGCTGATGTGCTCTACTGTAACCGGTGCGGTACGGAATACCCGGCGGCAGAACCAGAGCAGGACTACCCGCTCTGCTCGCGCTGTGGGTATATAATTCATGATGAACTGTCAGAGTACTGCAACCGGTGCGGTGCTTCTGTGAGGTCAGAACCGGAACCCGAGTTGCCGGTCTGCAGCAGGTGTGGCAACCCTGCACCAGATGCTGAAGCGCTTTTTTGCAACAAGTGCGGCACAGGGTACAAAAAGGAACCGGAGAACACAATCCCGCTCTGCCCGCGCTGCGGTTATACCCTTCCCGATGATCAATCGCAGTTCTGCAACCGGTGCGGAGCAACCATCGGCATAGAACCCGTAAACAAAAAACCGGTCTGTGCAAAGTGCGGGGCTGTTGCTCTAGATGCAGAGACCCTTTTTTGTAACCGGTGCGGAACACCGTTCACTCGTTCAGTTTCCAATCCAAAACCCGTGCACCTGTCAGCACACAAACAGGCCCAGCAGGTCTCCGTCAAAATTTCCAAAAAGAAACAGATTCCCGCTACGGTTATTACTCCGGAAGATCTCTGGGATCAGACCCCGGATGAGGAGTTCGCTGAAACATATGACCCGCCCGCAGTAGCACCCTCCACAATATCCCCCCGGAAAAAATATGCCCATCTCCCCCTTGTGGCAGATGAATTTGCCGGGGGGAAAACCCGGGATGAGAGCATTGTAATTCCAGGAAACGCAAAAAAATACGGTCATATCCCGTTAATAGCCGATGAACTCAAAGAGAAACAATCCCCGCGTCTTGAAATTGAGACTCCTTATTACCCCGGACCTCCCAAGGAAAAGAAAACGGCAAAGCCGAAAAAAGGTTTTTTTGATCTGTTGAAAAAATAA
- a CDS encoding zinc ribbon domain-containing protein, which produces MPVCPHCGRNTPIGKFCEHCGALIPQFIPEPAIQVPVPQPGIITPPPVKKGSAFVKILVVIILVLGIFFAIGIYATYSPEIIYPDPYPIYPTPTPTWYAPFDFNTKLPEASYEYQMFTLAKGDKVKVAVSTDGAPIDLLVMDSANFGIYENTNPTPDTVRYSGLRNIIKDDYTFVAPQLDTYYFVFDNSYWPKTGSNAKKDVAVNAVFSEYYQ; this is translated from the coding sequence ATGCCCGTCTGTCCACATTGCGGAAGAAACACACCCATTGGCAAATTCTGTGAACATTGCGGAGCACTGATACCGCAGTTTATTCCCGAACCGGCGATCCAGGTACCTGTACCTCAACCGGGGATCATTACCCCACCCCCGGTAAAAAAAGGATCCGCTTTTGTAAAAATCCTGGTTGTAATTATTTTGGTATTAGGTATCTTTTTTGCGATCGGTATCTATGCAACCTATTCACCGGAAATTATCTATCCGGACCCTTATCCGATCTATCCCACCCCCACACCCACATGGTATGCCCCGTTTGATTTCAATACTAAGCTTCCGGAAGCTTCTTACGAATATCAGATGTTCACCTTAGCCAAAGGAGATAAGGTGAAAGTTGCGGTCTCAACGGATGGTGCGCCTATCGATCTTCTCGTAATGGATTCCGCAAACTTTGGAATATATGAAAATACCAATCCTACACCAGATACCGTGCGCTACTCGGGCCTACGGAACATTATCAAAGATGATTACACGTTTGTCGCTCCCCAGTTGGATACCTATTATTTTGTTTTTGATAACAGCTACTGGCCGAAAACCGGTTCCAATGCAAAAAAAGATGTCGCGGTTAATGCTGTTTTTAGTGAGTATTATCAATAG
- a CDS encoding AIR synthase-related protein has protein sequence MESCVHRIEVHYTTDPRLKTRTSRIRSLGFPIDELHLIDVYTIATSTRNFSGTELADIGSQLINPVVQKFLIDTPTRIPFDYAIEVGFLPGVTDNVGTTARQTIEDFFAIKFVEGEVVYTSQLFLVCGIISPAALQKLAATLANPLVNRVHIKTRAEYGNKGMDPVVPVVHLHELPNAETVNLDLDNRELSRIGKEGIVDSLTGQRRGPLALDLAQLSAIRTYFAAQGRMPTDIELESLAQTWSEHCKHTIFASAMDDDVPRGLYKTYIQDATNKIRAEKGNKDICVTVFTDNSGSIIFDDTYLVTHKVETHNSPSALDPFGGALTGIVGVNRDTIGFGLGAKPCINFYGYCVGDPELDPALFRGKNKTTPILSPRQILDGVVRGVGVGGNCSGIPTPQGWCWFDNRYVGKPLVFAGTVGIMPREHSGRKLYEKKAAPGDFIVVAGGRVGKDGIHGATFSSEALDPASPVTAVQIGDPITQKKLSDVIVKEARDLDMYRSITDNGAGGISCSVAEMAKECNGCYVYLDKVPLKYHGMAPWEIWISESQERMTLAVPPEKLDALLNLMEDRNVEATVIGKFTDSGKCIVEWHGSLVMDIDLDFLHDGVPKKHLKTTYTKKTFPEPESPCPERLDATMRSMISRKNLCSKEFISIQYDHTVQGGHVLGPVQGVGRVQATATLTKVVPGSKKGVGLSQGLFPTYSEIDPYLMAGAAIDTAIRGLIAIGVPLDTIAILDNFCWCSSDDPERLGQLKLAAQGCYDYAVAFGTPFISGKDSMYNDFSGFDAENNPVKVSVPPTLLISSIGIHADVAKSVSMDAKIDGDLVYVIGETAEELGGSEYFALLGGTGNTLPKLDVATVKARYGRLTDALSHELVASAFPVSHGGLGIALAKVAIAGQLGMDITIPPAMRPDYYLFSESLGRFVVTVAPDHKREFERYCGADALLLGRVGGKNFRITSDKLLLDLPVAEIEAVYKAPFRGY, from the coding sequence ATGGAGAGTTGTGTCCACCGGATAGAAGTGCACTATACAACCGATCCCCGGTTAAAAACCCGGACAAGCAGGATCCGATCGCTGGGTTTTCCCATCGATGAACTGCATCTCATCGATGTCTATACTATCGCCACCAGCACCCGTAATTTTTCCGGTACAGAACTTGCTGATATCGGATCCCAGCTGATCAATCCGGTTGTCCAGAAATTTTTAATTGACACCCCCACCCGGATACCGTTTGATTATGCAATTGAAGTGGGATTTCTCCCTGGGGTAACTGACAATGTCGGCACGACGGCCCGGCAGACTATTGAGGATTTCTTTGCTATAAAATTTGTAGAGGGAGAAGTGGTCTACACCTCGCAGCTCTTTTTGGTCTGTGGGATTATATCTCCTGCAGCACTACAGAAACTTGCGGCTACCCTCGCAAACCCGCTCGTAAACCGGGTCCATATCAAAACCCGGGCGGAATATGGTAACAAAGGTATGGATCCGGTCGTGCCCGTTGTCCACCTTCACGAACTCCCGAACGCCGAAACGGTAAACCTCGACCTTGATAACAGGGAACTCTCACGGATTGGGAAAGAAGGGATTGTTGATTCCCTGACCGGACAGCGAAGGGGGCCCCTGGCACTTGATCTCGCTCAGCTGTCAGCCATACGCACCTATTTTGCCGCACAGGGACGGATGCCGACCGACATAGAACTAGAGTCGCTGGCCCAGACGTGGAGCGAGCACTGCAAGCATACGATCTTTGCCTCGGCAATGGATGATGATGTCCCCCGTGGGCTTTACAAGACATATATTCAGGACGCTACCAACAAAATCCGTGCCGAAAAGGGAAATAAGGATATCTGTGTGACGGTCTTTACGGACAACTCGGGTTCGATTATTTTTGATGACACGTATCTCGTGACTCACAAGGTCGAAACCCACAACTCCCCCTCAGCGCTCGACCCGTTTGGCGGAGCCCTGACTGGGATCGTTGGAGTCAACCGCGATACGATCGGGTTTGGGCTCGGCGCAAAACCCTGTATCAACTTCTATGGGTACTGCGTGGGCGACCCGGAACTGGATCCCGCTCTCTTCCGCGGGAAGAACAAGACAACGCCAATCCTCTCCCCCCGCCAGATCCTTGACGGGGTCGTTCGTGGCGTTGGTGTTGGGGGAAACTGCTCGGGCATTCCTACCCCGCAGGGCTGGTGCTGGTTCGATAACCGGTATGTCGGAAAACCGCTCGTCTTTGCCGGTACTGTCGGTATCATGCCACGGGAACACTCAGGCCGGAAGCTCTACGAGAAAAAAGCAGCACCCGGAGATTTCATTGTTGTTGCCGGGGGGCGTGTGGGCAAGGACGGCATCCATGGTGCCACGTTCTCATCTGAAGCCCTCGATCCGGCAAGCCCGGTGACAGCAGTCCAGATCGGCGACCCGATTACCCAGAAGAAACTCTCCGATGTGATTGTCAAGGAGGCCCGGGACCTGGACATGTATCGTAGCATAACAGATAACGGGGCTGGCGGGATTTCGTGTTCCGTTGCCGAGATGGCAAAAGAGTGCAACGGTTGCTATGTCTATCTCGATAAAGTCCCGCTGAAATATCATGGCATGGCCCCGTGGGAGATCTGGATCTCGGAGTCACAGGAACGGATGACCCTTGCAGTCCCCCCGGAAAAACTCGACGCGCTCTTGAACCTGATGGAGGACCGGAATGTCGAGGCGACCGTTATCGGGAAATTCACGGACTCCGGTAAATGCATAGTAGAATGGCATGGCAGTCTAGTGATGGATATCGACCTTGATTTCCTTCATGACGGGGTGCCAAAAAAGCACCTGAAGACTACCTATACAAAAAAGACCTTCCCTGAACCGGAATCTCCCTGCCCGGAACGCCTTGATGCAACGATGCGCTCGATGATCAGCCGGAAAAATCTCTGTTCAAAAGAGTTCATCTCCATCCAGTACGACCATACAGTGCAAGGCGGTCATGTGCTCGGGCCGGTACAGGGTGTCGGCCGGGTGCAGGCAACCGCTACGCTCACCAAAGTTGTTCCCGGCTCAAAAAAAGGCGTTGGTCTTTCGCAAGGTCTCTTTCCCACCTATTCCGAGATCGACCCGTACCTGATGGCGGGAGCAGCGATCGACACGGCCATCCGCGGCCTCATTGCGATCGGTGTCCCGCTCGATACGATTGCTATTCTCGATAACTTTTGCTGGTGCTCATCGGATGACCCGGAACGGCTCGGCCAGCTGAAACTGGCAGCACAGGGATGTTACGATTATGCGGTAGCCTTTGGCACCCCGTTTATCTCCGGAAAGGACAGCATGTACAATGATTTCTCGGGGTTCGATGCGGAGAACAACCCGGTCAAGGTCTCGGTGCCTCCGACACTGCTCATCTCCTCCATCGGCATTCACGCAGACGTTGCAAAATCCGTCTCCATGGATGCAAAGATCGATGGCGATCTTGTGTACGTGATCGGTGAAACTGCTGAAGAACTGGGCGGGTCAGAGTATTTCGCCCTCTTGGGCGGGACGGGAAATACACTACCAAAACTGGATGTTGCAACCGTAAAAGCCCGCTATGGGCGGCTGACGGATGCCCTCTCCCATGAACTGGTGGCCTCGGCCTTTCCGGTCAGTCACGGGGGTCTCGGGATCGCTCTGGCAAAAGTTGCCATTGCCGGCCAGCTGGGGATGGATATCACCATTCCGCCTGCCATGCGTCCGGATTATTATCTCTTCTCTGAATCGCTCGGCAGGTTTGTCGTCACGGTAGCCCCGGACCATAAGCGGGAATTCGAGCGGTATTGCGGGGCAGATGCTCTCCTGCTCGGCCGTGTGGGTGGCAAAAACTTCCGGATCACTTCAGATAAACTATTGCTGGATCTTCCTGTTGCCGAGATCGAAGCGGTGTACAAAGCACCCTTCCGGGGGTACTGA
- a CDS encoding phosphoribosylformylglycinamidine synthase subunit PurQ yields MAIAAKRISLRATGAIRRSIQVKIGEKALIMSGFGINSEMETKEVLARAGMDADIVHINDLIAGRKRLSEYRLLVFPGGFSYGDDTGAGNAYANRVRNNLWDDLLEFLDGDNLVLGICNGFQILANLGLVPAFDKHYTRDIALMPNRGGRLECRFVSLKPVADNLWTKGIERLYCPVAHGEGNLSCTPETLLRLKRQKMIAFTYCKDDLTPAYGEYPWNPNGSVEDIAGITSADGKVLGLMPHPERAMEFVNLYDWPLMKEKMRRNGVPVPAESMNMHLFRNAVGYFR; encoded by the coding sequence ATGGCGATTGCTGCAAAACGAATATCTCTCCGGGCGACTGGTGCGATCCGCCGATCGATCCAGGTGAAGATAGGTGAGAAAGCACTGATAATGAGTGGCTTTGGGATCAACTCCGAAATGGAAACAAAAGAGGTGCTCGCCCGGGCCGGCATGGATGCAGACATTGTCCATATCAACGACCTGATCGCAGGACGCAAGCGTCTCTCGGAATACCGGCTGCTGGTATTTCCGGGGGGGTTTTCCTATGGAGACGATACCGGTGCCGGCAATGCCTACGCCAACCGGGTGAGAAATAATCTCTGGGATGACCTGCTGGAGTTCCTTGACGGGGATAATCTCGTGCTGGGGATCTGTAACGGTTTCCAGATCCTTGCAAATCTCGGGCTGGTTCCGGCGTTTGACAAACACTATACCCGCGACATCGCCCTGATGCCCAACCGGGGCGGCAGGCTGGAATGCCGGTTTGTCTCGTTAAAGCCCGTTGCTGACAATCTCTGGACCAAAGGTATCGAGCGGTTGTACTGTCCGGTCGCACACGGGGAAGGTAATCTCTCCTGCACCCCGGAGACCCTGCTGCGCTTAAAGCGGCAGAAGATGATCGCGTTTACGTACTGTAAGGATGATTTAACTCCAGCGTACGGAGAATATCCCTGGAATCCGAATGGCTCGGTGGAAGATATTGCCGGGATAACATCCGCGGACGGTAAGGTGCTGGGACTCATGCCTCACCCTGAAAGAGCTATGGAGTTTGTCAACCTGTATGACTGGCCGCTGATGAAAGAAAAGATGCGGCGCAACGGTGTGCCTGTGCCGGCCGAATCCATGAATATGCACCTGTTCCGGAATGCAGTCGGGTATTTCCGGTAA
- a CDS encoding histidine kinase N-terminal 7TM domain-containing protein → MIIQYSPAVIVMLLSGLVSTVLMVIAWRNRSIPIFQPFILLMAAESVWIFGYALELMSTNLPTVLLLNNIEYPAVSTVPIAWLFIVLCYTGREQYLTRRTIPLFFIIPVLVWILVLTNPWHHLYYSGFYQESLGGSVIWIYEHGPLFWIHIAYCYILALIALVLAAGRLFAPTGLYRRQTMLLVCAACIPALCNMTYVFRLAPFPDYDLTPIAFLIAGLILAVGILRYQLFSTVPVAYSLVFSTMRDGVIVANGKNLVIDLNPAAEQITGVSSHDAIGRTVAEVFPGLASIQEDPVSEVMEHRIEIQIRKERSPVFYDVLVTPMDFCRTGAAGYVCLFRDITDRKQVALALEEAHKKISLLSSITRHDLSNKLMAVSIYLEMSQELSTDPLQKEYLDRQKMAVEAMGDQIAFTREYQQLGTEVPVWQNVDTVINRAKKHADLKNISLISNTGSLEVYADPMLEKVFYNLFENSIKYGGAGISSITISTHQSGDDLVIVVDDDGAGITKEDKARLFERGFGKNTGLGLFLSKEILAITDITINETGELGRGARFECRVPCGKFRYGGSGQ, encoded by the coding sequence ATGATTATCCAGTACTCTCCTGCCGTTATTGTCATGCTGCTATCAGGGTTGGTCTCTACCGTCCTGATGGTCATTGCGTGGCGCAATCGTTCGATACCAATATTTCAACCTTTCATCCTGCTGATGGCGGCAGAGTCTGTCTGGATTTTCGGGTATGCCCTGGAACTGATGAGCACCAATCTCCCGACTGTCCTCCTCCTCAACAATATCGAGTATCCTGCCGTATCAACTGTGCCAATTGCCTGGCTCTTCATTGTCCTCTGTTATACCGGGCGTGAGCAGTATCTCACCCGGCGCACAATTCCTTTGTTTTTCATTATCCCGGTACTGGTCTGGATCCTTGTTCTTACCAATCCCTGGCATCATCTCTATTATTCAGGGTTTTACCAGGAGTCACTCGGCGGATCAGTTATCTGGATCTACGAGCATGGCCCCTTGTTCTGGATTCATATCGCGTACTGCTACATCCTTGCCCTTATCGCGCTCGTTCTCGCTGCAGGAAGGCTCTTTGCTCCCACCGGACTCTACCGGCGCCAGACAATGCTCTTGGTCTGCGCAGCATGCATCCCGGCACTGTGTAACATGACCTATGTGTTCAGGCTTGCCCCTTTCCCGGATTACGACCTGACACCCATCGCGTTCCTCATTGCCGGGCTTATCCTTGCTGTGGGTATCCTCCGATACCAGCTCTTCTCAACCGTACCGGTCGCGTACTCGCTTGTCTTTTCTACTATGAGGGACGGAGTGATTGTTGCAAACGGGAAAAACCTTGTGATTGATCTCAATCCGGCAGCGGAACAGATTACCGGAGTATCATCGCATGATGCCATCGGGCGGACCGTTGCCGAAGTCTTCCCCGGACTCGCATCCATTCAGGAAGATCCTGTGTCGGAAGTGATGGAGCACCGAATCGAGATCCAGATCAGGAAGGAGCGGAGCCCGGTATTTTATGATGTGCTTGTCACTCCCATGGATTTCTGTCGGACAGGTGCTGCCGGCTATGTTTGCCTGTTTCGGGATATCACCGACCGGAAACAAGTGGCGCTCGCACTTGAAGAAGCCCATAAAAAAATCAGTCTCCTCTCCAGCATCACCCGTCACGATCTCTCGAATAAACTTATGGCTGTGTCCATCTACCTTGAAATGAGTCAGGAACTATCCACCGATCCCCTTCAGAAAGAGTACCTTGACCGGCAGAAGATGGCTGTCGAAGCAATGGGTGATCAGATTGCGTTTACCCGGGAATACCAGCAGCTGGGGACCGAAGTACCTGTCTGGCAGAATGTAGATACGGTGATAAACCGGGCAAAGAAACATGCGGATCTTAAGAATATCTCTTTAATCAGCAACACCGGCTCTCTCGAAGTTTATGCCGATCCGATGCTGGAGAAAGTATTCTACAATCTGTTCGAAAACTCAATAAAATATGGCGGCGCAGGGATCTCATCGATAACCATATCCACCCACCAGTCCGGTGATGATCTGGTCATTGTCGTTGATGATGACGGAGCAGGGATCACAAAAGAGGATAAAGCCCGGCTATTCGAACGCGGGTTTGGGAAGAATACCGGGCTTGGGCTGTTTCTTTCCAAGGAGATCCTTGCCATCACTGACATCACAATCAATGAAACCGGTGAGCTGGGCAGAGGGGCACGGTTTGAATGTCGTGTGCCTTGTGGGAAATTCCGGTACGGAGGTAGCGGGCAATAA
- a CDS encoding NAD(P)H-dependent oxidoreductase encodes MKICVLNGSPKGSDSVTMQYVHFLELAFPVHTFIIEHVGQRIHSLETQEAEFDKVVASITSSDAVLFATPVYYMLVPSQMKRFIEKVFSRNAKSAFTGKYAASITTSIHFFDHTANAYLHAIAEDLGMSFTGSFSAKMEDLLSVPVQEQLFRFGDDFFTGASRKSCIQERYPQIHFPTVLYSPGPAPVPFECTGIKVVILTDAVSGSNLERMVTQAAACFGKSASVLSVQDAGMKGGCLGCCRCAFDNSCVYADGFSAFWNEQVLMADILIFAGTVKDRYLSADFKQVIDRSFFLGHVPRMTGKQFGYLIEGPLSQLATLNEVLTAYPAVQGANLAGIVTDEGGDSAVIDHRINALAERCIRLSESGYMAPPMFPAIAGHKLFRDEIWGEMRAIFKADHRHYLKTGFYDFPQKESGKRIRTALFSFFLDLPPVRKEAVQNMKKHMIQPFERVFTDSPVLIRVKEEARKK; translated from the coding sequence ATGAAGATCTGTGTACTGAATGGCAGTCCCAAGGGCAGCGACAGTGTGACAATGCAATATGTCCATTTCCTGGAACTGGCATTTCCCGTTCATACATTTATTATCGAGCATGTGGGCCAGCGGATTCATTCTCTCGAAACACAAGAAGCAGAATTTGACAAGGTGGTGGCATCCATCACTTCATCTGATGCGGTGCTCTTTGCAACCCCGGTCTATTACATGCTGGTACCCTCACAGATGAAACGGTTTATTGAGAAGGTTTTTTCCCGGAACGCCAAGTCCGCATTCACCGGGAAATACGCAGCGTCAATCACCACTTCTATTCATTTCTTTGATCATACTGCCAATGCCTACCTGCATGCAATCGCAGAGGATCTTGGTATGTCGTTTACCGGTTCCTTTTCGGCAAAGATGGAGGATCTCTTGTCGGTGCCGGTACAGGAACAGCTTTTCAGGTTCGGCGATGATTTTTTTACCGGGGCTTCCAGAAAATCCTGTATCCAGGAGAGGTACCCACAAATTCATTTCCCCACTGTCCTGTACTCTCCGGGCCCGGCTCCGGTCCCGTTTGAGTGTACTGGGATAAAAGTCGTCATTCTTACTGATGCGGTGAGCGGGTCTAACTTGGAGCGGATGGTGACCCAGGCAGCGGCATGTTTTGGGAAATCGGCCTCTGTCCTATCCGTACAGGATGCCGGAATGAAAGGAGGCTGCCTTGGCTGCTGCCGCTGTGCCTTTGATAATTCCTGTGTTTATGCCGATGGGTTTAGTGCGTTCTGGAACGAGCAGGTGCTCATGGCCGATATCCTGATTTTTGCCGGTACGGTAAAGGACCGATACCTGTCGGCAGATTTCAAACAGGTAATTGACCGGAGTTTTTTCCTCGGCCATGTGCCGCGTATGACCGGGAAACAGTTCGGGTACCTGATCGAAGGTCCCCTTTCCCAGCTTGCAACGCTCAACGAAGTACTGACTGCATATCCTGCAGTACAGGGTGCAAACCTTGCCGGGATCGTTACCGATGAAGGCGGAGATTCTGCGGTGATCGATCACCGGATTAATGCCCTTGCAGAGCGGTGTATACGGCTCTCGGAATCCGGTTACATGGCCCCCCCAATGTTTCCTGCAATTGCCGGCCACAAACTCTTCCGGGATGAGATCTGGGGAGAGATGCGTGCAATTTTCAAGGCCGACCATCGCCATTACTTAAAGACCGGGTTCTATGATTTTCCCCAGAAAGAGTCCGGAAAGCGGATCCGGACTGCCCTTTTCTCCTTCTTTCTCGATCTCCCTCCCGTCAGGAAAGAGGCGGTGCAGAATATGAAAAAGCACATGATTCAGCCATTCGAGCGGGTATTTACCGATAGCCCGGTCTTAATCCGGGTGAAGGAAGAGGCTCGTAAGAAGTGA
- a CDS encoding sodium:solute symporter family protein produces MAADFLTITVVGLYFLAMLGIGVWASKKIKNTEDYLVAGRQLGFWVFILLMIGTVCSGMSLLGVSGLGYKAGWPTIWEQIFVPLSIGICIIFFGVKLHNVAKTAGYVTVQDYLAHRYESPTALRTLSAVAGIIVSLIYLVGQYTAIAIVLIWLFQIPLWLALLIATVVTMAYTAIGGLYAVAWASLVQAIILIVGVLVMAPIIIWKAGGFTHVNEFIATVNPNLVMPWNPVGAFAPPYIISFALLLGLGLACAPHVINNVLTIKDVKYFKWSPLIAFVLYGAVIFLLKFAGFAGLVMVKEGMFTLPAVPNAQDFVILYGIEYAMPILALWAIFAVIVLAAVMSTTDRLMLTIGAMFSWDIYKKVLKPDADDKTVLLLSKIVVVVSAFATMIIAINPPDMLAILIWMGIGTMLATFAVPLLAGLYWRGATRQGALASMTFGLLAALIFGFLNYFKVVALGIEFAKIPLHFSAYAFVISVVMMIVVSLLTKKNTEKVLNETQTGWYISK; encoded by the coding sequence ATGGCAGCGGACTTTCTCACTATCACCGTTGTCGGTCTGTACTTCCTTGCAATGCTCGGTATCGGGGTCTGGGCATCAAAAAAGATCAAGAACACGGAAGACTACCTTGTTGCCGGCCGCCAGCTCGGTTTCTGGGTTTTCATCCTCTTAATGATCGGCACGGTCTGTTCGGGTATGTCGCTGCTTGGGGTCTCCGGTCTCGGATATAAAGCCGGCTGGCCCACCATCTGGGAGCAGATTTTCGTTCCGCTCTCGATTGGTATCTGTATCATATTCTTCGGGGTCAAGCTGCACAATGTTGCAAAAACCGCAGGTTACGTAACGGTTCAGGATTACCTTGCGCATAGGTACGAAAGCCCGACTGCGCTCCGGACGCTCAGTGCAGTTGCCGGTATTATCGTCTCGTTGATCTATCTCGTCGGGCAGTATACGGCAATTGCAATTGTGCTCATATGGCTCTTCCAGATCCCCCTCTGGCTGGCTCTCCTTATCGCAACGGTCGTTACCATGGCATATACCGCAATCGGGGGACTCTATGCAGTTGCATGGGCATCACTCGTTCAGGCAATTATCCTCATTGTCGGGGTTCTTGTTATGGCACCGATCATCATCTGGAAGGCCGGCGGTTTTACCCATGTAAACGAGTTCATCGCAACCGTCAACCCGAATCTCGTCATGCCGTGGAACCCGGTTGGCGCATTTGCCCCGCCCTATATTATCTCGTTTGCACTCCTGCTGGGCCTCGGTCTTGCCTGCGCACCGCATGTCATCAACAACGTGCTGACGATAAAAGACGTAAAGTACTTCAAGTGGTCCCCGCTGATCGCTTTTGTCCTCTACGGCGCGGTCATTTTCCTCCTGAAATTTGCCGGTTTTGCCGGTCTTGTGATGGTCAAGGAAGGTATGTTTACCCTTCCCGCTGTGCCGAATGCACAGGACTTCGTTATTCTGTACGGCATCGAGTACGCCATGCCAATCCTGGCCCTTTGGGCGATCTTTGCTGTTATAGTACTTGCAGCAGTCATGTCCACCACCGACCGGCTGATGCTAACCATTGGCGCCATGTTCTCGTGGGATATCTACAAAAAAGTGCTCAAGCCGGATGCAGATGACAAGACGGTCCTGCTCCTCTCTAAGATCGTGGTTGTTGTTTCAGCCTTTGCGACCATGATCATCGCCATCAATCCTCCTGATATGCTTGCCATCCTGATCTGGATGGGGATAGGTACCATGCTTGCAACTTTCGCCGTCCCGCTGCTCGCCGGCCTGTACTGGAGAGGTGCAACCCGGCAAGGAGCGCTTGCCAGCATGACGTTTGGCCTGCTCGCCGCACTCATCTTCGGCTTCCTCAATTACTTCAAGGTGGTTGCTCTTGGCATAGAATTTGCCAAGATCCCTCTCCACTTCTCGGCCTACGCATTTGTCATATCCGTGGTTATGATGATTGTCGTCAGCCTGTTGACGAAAAAGAATACGGAGAAAGTGCTCAACGAGACCCAGACCGGCTGGTATATTTCTAAATAA
- a CDS encoding zinc-ribbon domain-containing protein — MRFCPQCGNAVMPNNKFCTRCGASLQPDLTGTDAIASPQPARPSQSLSRTKPFNIKSTTSLIAIAGVVVITLLVIFIGYPLITTSPSHPSAGTPATSLSTLATANGSTQGGSYVIIETEEPTPLPTTEPLLVVTTLIPTTLITPGKTMSQVTKAVFCPSDRFACNNTCIDLLTNSSNCGSCGNTCSAGNYCLNGNCVVTCSAEQMSCPDGCFNLMTNPRHCGSCGNSCQIGLICYNGRCDSPATPMIVPK, encoded by the coding sequence TTGCGATTCTGTCCCCAGTGCGGCAATGCTGTGATGCCCAATAATAAATTTTGTACCCGCTGTGGTGCATCCCTCCAGCCGGATCTTACCGGTACCGACGCGATCGCATCCCCGCAACCAGCTCGGCCGAGCCAGTCCCTCTCCCGGACCAAACCCTTTAACATAAAATCGACAACCAGCCTGATCGCCATTGCGGGAGTGGTTGTTATTACCCTTCTTGTCATCTTCATTGGCTATCCCCTTATCACGACCTCGCCTTCCCACCCCTCTGCAGGAACGCCCGCAACCTCATTATCAACACTTGCCACCGCAAACGGGAGCACTCAGGGCGGATCCTATGTAATTATCGAAACAGAAGAACCGACACCGTTGCCCACTACAGAACCGCTTCTCGTAGTCACTACGCTTATACCCACTACACTCATCACTCCCGGCAAGACCATGTCACAGGTTACGAAAGCCGTCTTCTGCCCATCGGACAGATTCGCCTGCAATAATACATGCATCGATCTGCTGACCAACAGCAGCAACTGCGGATCCTGCGGAAATACCTGCTCTGCGGGAAATTACTGTCTGAACGGCAATTGTGTTGTCACCTGTTCTGCAGAACAGATGAGTTGTCCTGACGGTTGTTTTAATCTGATGACCAATCCCCGGCATTGTGGCTCCTGTGGGAATTCCTGTCAGATAGGGCTTATTTGTTATAACGGCCGGTGTGATTCACCTGCAACACCCATGATAGTACCCAAATAA